The genomic interval CAGTTGGACCGGCGGCCGTCGGCGGTGGACGTGGTGACCCTGCCGTTCCCGGGTTTCGCCACCGACCTGTTGCCGATGGCGATCGGGCTGGCCTCGGTGAGCGAGGGGGCGTCGCTGGTCACCGAGAACATCTTCGACGGCCGGTTCATGTTCGTGAACGAGATGGCCCGGCTGGGTGCGGACATCAAGACCGACGGGCACCACGCCGTCGTCCGGGGGCGGGAGCGGCTCTCCAGCGCCCCCGTGCGGGCCACCGACATCCGGGCCGGCGCGGGTCTGGTGATCGCCGGGCTCTGCGCCGACGGGGTGACCGAGGTCTCGCACGTGCACCACGTCGACCGGGGCTATCCGGACTTCATCGCCGACCTGCGGAGCCTGGGGGTGGAGGTGGAGCGGGCGACCGCTCCCGAAGAGCCGGCGTTCACGTTATGACGGGGCGGCCGGCCCGGTCAGGAGGCGGCCCCGGACTCCGGGGTCGAGTGCTCCGCGCACCGGCCGGTCGTGGCGAACCGGCGCAGCGCGTCCGCGAGCTGCCCGAGGTCCAGCCCGTCGAGGTGGTCGACGATGTGCCGCCGGACGCTGGCCAGGTGGGTCGGGTACGCCGCTTCGAGCCGGGTCAGCCCGGCGCCGGTGAGCACCGCGTTCCAGCCTCGGGCGTCCTCGGAGCAGCGGATGCGTTCGACGAAGCCCTGCTGCTCCAGCCGGGTGACGATCCGGGTCATCCCGCTGAGCGAGAGGTCGCAGGCGGTGGCGAGTTCGTTCATCCGCATCCGGCGGTCGGGCGCCTCGGAGAGGTGCATCAGCGCGCTGTATTCGTTGATCGACAGGCGCTGCTCGCGGGTCAGGTCGGCGTCCAGCGCGCGCGGCACGACGATGATCGCCCGGCCCAGGGCCCGGACGACGGCCTCCTCCTCGCTGCTCAGCGGAGGCAACGGGGCTGTCATGCAGAACACAGTAGCACGGCGATTGCTTGACAAAGCAAGTATCGGGATATTTCCTTGACGCGGCAAGCACGTGGGTGCTGCTCATTCCGGAGGGGAACAACCAGCAATGACCAGAATTGCCATCATCCTCGGCAGCACTCGCCCCGGCCGCAACGGCGAGGCCGTGGCCCGCTGGGTGTACGACATCGCCAGCCAGCGCAGCGACGCCGAGTACGAGCTGATCGACCTGCTGGACTACAAGCTGCCGCACCTCGACGAGGCGATCCCGCCGAGCATGGGCCAGTACGCCAACCCGCACACCCTGGAGTGGGCTGCCAAGATCGCGTCGTTCGACGGGTTCGTCATCGTGACCCCGGAGTACAACCACTCCACCTCCGGGGCGCTGAAGAACGCCATCGACTTCCTCTTCGCCGAGTGGAACAACAAGGCGGTCGGGTTCGTCAGCTACGGCTCGGTCGGTGGCGCCCGGGCGGTCGAGCACCTGCGCCTGGTCGCCGGCGAGCTGATGATGGCCGACGTACGGGCCCAGGTGGCGCTCTCGCTGCACAGCGACTTCGAGAACTACAGCGTCTTCAAGCCCGGCCCGCACCAGGCCGACGCCCTCGGCGCCGTACTCGACCAGACCGTCGCCTGGAGCACCGCGCTCGCGCCGCTGCGCGCCAGCTGACCCGTCGCGGCCCCGCGACGACCGCTCGGGCCGGCGGCACCGCGGACATGCCCCCGCGGTGTCGCCGGCCCGAACCTGTTACCGACCGGTAGCGGTGCCGGGGTCGACCGTTAAGGTGCTCTGCGAGGACACAATCCAGCCGAAGGAGTGAGCACATGGCGGGTCGACTCGCGGTCATCGGGGCCGGTCTGATGGGTTCGGGCATCGCCCAGGTCGCGGCGCGGGCGGGCTGGCAGGTGACCCTGCGCGACCTCGACGACGCCGCCACCCGCCGGGGCCTCTCCGGCATCCGCACCTCGCTGGAGAAGTTCGCGGCCAAGGGCACCATCGGAGCCGACGAGGTCGAGGCGACCTTGGACCGGATCAGCCCGACCACCGAGCTGGAGGCGGCGGCCGACGCCGACATCGTGGTCGAGGCGGTCTTCGAGCGGCTGGAGATCAAGCAGGAGGTGTTCCGGGCACTGGACCGGATCTGCGCCCCCGGCGCGGTGCTGGCCACCAACACCTCGGCCATCCCGGTCACCCAGATCGCCGCCGCCACCGACCGGCCGGAGTCGGTCGTCGGCACCCACTTCTTCTCCCCGGTGCCGATGATGAAGCTCTGCGAGCTGGTCCGGGGCTACAAGACCAGCGACGAGACGCTGGCCACCGTGCGGGCCTTCGCCGAGGAGATCGGCAAGACCTGCGTGGTGGTCAACCGGGACATCGCCGGCTTCGTCACCACCCGGCTGATCACCGCCCTGGTGATGGAGGCGGTCAAGCTGGTCGAGTCCGGGGTGATCTCGCCGGAGGACCTGGACACCGCCTGCAAGCTGGGCTTCGGGCACGCCATGGGGCCGCTGGCCACCACCGACCTGACCGGTGCCGACGTGCTGCTGCACGCGACGAAGAACATCTACGCCGACACCGCCGACGAGAAGTTCTTCCCGCCGGAGCTGTTGCAGCGGATGGTCACCGCCGGTGACCTGGGGCGGAAGACCGGAAAGGGCTTCTACTCGTACTGAGCGGTCGGGGGTCAGCCGTCGCGGCGGCTGGTCCACCGGAAGGTGGTCAGGCAGAGCACCAGGCCGGCGACGCACCAGAGACCGAGGACCAGGGCGACCCGGCCGAGTTCGAAGGAACCGGCCGGCTCCTGGGCGCCGAACGACCCGGGCAGGAAGACCGAGCGCAGGCCCTGGCACATCCACTTCAGCGGGAAGATCGCCGCGACCTGCTGCATCCAGCCCGGCAGGTCGGTGAAGACGAAGAAGACCCCGGAGATGAACTGGAGTACCAGGGCCACCGGGGTCACCGTGGCGGACGCCCCGCGCCCCGTCCGGGGCAGCGAGGAGAAGGCGATGCCGCAGAGCGTGCAGGCGGTGATGCCGAGTACCGAGACCCAGAGCAGGGTGAGCCAGGCGTCGGCGGACTGCGGCAGGGTGAGGTCGAAGAGCAGCACGGCGACGGCGAGCAGCAGTACCGTCTCGGCGACGCCGATCACGGCGACCATGATGATCTTGCCGACGAAGTAGACCCACTTCGGCATCGGGGTGCCGCGCAGCCGCTTCAGCACGCCCCGGTCCCGCTCGATCGGGATCTGGATGGCCAGGCTCTGGAAGCCGACCGTCATCAGGCCGGTGGCGATCATGCCGGTGACGAAGTACTGGGTGAACCGGACCCCGCCGCCGATCTCGCCCCGGAAGATCGAGGCGAAGATCAGGATCATCACCACCGGAAAGAGCATGGTGAAGACGACGGACTCGCGGCTGCGCAGGAACTGGCGTACCTCCAGCCGGCCCTGACGCAGGCCGAGCGCGACCGGCCCGACCCGCCGGCCCGGCGCGGCGGCCGGCGGCCTGCTGGCGGTCTCCGCCGCGGTGGTCGACATGCTCATCGGTGCCCGATCATCCGTAGGTAGACGTCCTCCAGGGTGGGCCGGGTCACGGTCAGCCCCGGCACCTCGCCGCCGAACCGCGCCGCCAGCTCCGTGACCAGCGCCGCCGGTGTCGCGGTCTCGACCCGCTCCACGACACCCTCCGGGGTACGCCAGGAGACCGTGGCCAGCGCCTCCGCCCGGTTGCCGAGCCGGGCCGGGGCGGCCACCTCGACCAGCCGCCCGCCGGTGATCACCGCGACCCGGTCGGCGAGCGCCTCCGCCTCGTCCAGGTAGTGCGTGGTCAGCACGATGGTGGTGCCGGCGGCGGCCAGGTCACGGATCAGCTCCCAGAACTCGCGGCGGGCCTCCGGGTCGAAGCCGGTGGTCGGCTCGTCCAGGAAGAGCAGCTCGGGCCGGCCGACGATGCCGAGCGCCACGTCCAGCCGGCGCTTCTGCCCGCCGGAGAGGGTGTGGGTCCGGGCCTTCGCCTTCTCGGCCAGCCCGACCCGTTCGAGCACCTTGTCCGGATCGTCCGGGTCGGGGTAGAAGCCGGCGAAGTGGTGCACCACCTCGGCCACCGTCAGGTCGTCGAACTCGCCGGTGCCCTGGAGCACGATGCCGACCCGGGACCGCCACTGCCCGTCAGCCCGGTCCGGATCGACACCGAGCACGCTGACCTCGCCCGCGTCCCGGCGCCGGTAGCCCTCCAGGATCTCCACCGTGGTGGTCTTGCCGGCGCCGTTCGGGCCGAGCAGGGCGAAGACCTCGCCTCGGGACACCGCCAGGTCGACGCCGTCCACGGCGACGTTGCCGCCGTACGCCTTGCGCAACCCCCGTACGGAGATCGCGAGCTGCTCTGCCATGCGTCAACTATGCGTGACGGAGCGGTCGTACCGGTCACCGGGTCGGCCGGATCACCCGCCGGTCAGCACCTCCGCCGGATCACCCGCCGGCCAGCACCTCCGACAGCGGCGCCGGGCGCAGCCCCCGGTCCCGCAGCCCGGCGAGGATGTGCGGCAGCGCCTCGTCGGTCATCGCCGCGTTCTCCTCGGTGACGTGCAGCACCACGATCGAGCCCGGCCTGACCTTCGACAGCACCGCCCTGACGATCGGCCGCCAGGCTCCGGCGAAGGGATCGCCGCTGACCACGTCCCCGTCGACCACCGTCACGCCGAGCGGGGCGAGCGCGTCCAGCGCGGCGGCGTCGTGGCAGAGCCCGGGGAACCGGAAGTAGCGGGTCTGCCGGCCGCCGTACGGCTCGATCAGCCGGAACGTCCGCGCCACGTCCTCGGTCATCCGGCCCGGCGGCAGCCGGGGCAGTCCGTAGCAGTCCGGCGTGAAGGCCAGGTGCCCGTACGTGTGGTTGGCGAGCTCGAAGCGCGGGTTGCCGGCCAGCCGCCGGGTCAGCTCCGGATAGCGCTCGACCCACTTGCCGGTCAGGAAGAACGTCGCCGGGACCTGCCGCCGCTCCAGCAGTTCGACGATCCGCAGGTTGGCGTAGGAGCGCGCCCGGCCGGTACGCAGGTTGCCGAGCATCGCGTCGGTCATGTCGGCGTCGAAGGTCAGCGCCACCAGGTTGCCCGAGCGCGGCCCGTGGTCGACCACCGGCGGCCGGGTGCCCGGTCGGGTCGCGCCGGGCCGGATCGCGGGGTCCGGCCGGGGCGTCGCGGCGGTACCGGGGGTCCGGGTCGGGGTGCTCGGCTCCGGGGTGGCCGTCGGCGGGCCGCCGGGTGTGCCGGCGGTCGCCGGGGCGGTGACCCGGACCGGCTCGAACCGGGGCGGGGTCGCCGACGTGGTGCCGTCGCGGACCACGGTCACCACGAGGACGAGCGCGCCGACCAGCGCGGCGGCGGCGACGGTGACCAGGGACACCCGAAAGATCTTCGCGAGCACCCGGACGAGGATGCCAGCCCCGACGCCTCCCCGTGGCCCCGTGACCGTGCGACCCGGTGGCCCCCGGAGGTCAGTAGTCCACCATGGACTCCTCCCGGGCGGCGGCCCTGGCGGCTCTCCGCTCCGCGCGGCGGCGCCGGCGTCGGCGTACCACCCAGACCACGAAGAGCGGCACGACCAGCAGGAAGAGCAGGACCAGCACCGGCAGCAGGATCGCCGAGAGCGAGAAGACCACGCTGGTCGCGTCCTCGGCGGTACTCGCCACCGGGGCGCCGAAGCCGGCCGTACCGGCGTTGATGACCGGCCGGGCGGCGGCCTTGACCCCGTGCACGCCGAGCGCGATCAGCACCCCGATCACCACCGGCACCCACTGGTTGGAGCCGAAGAACTGGCCCGGATCGCTGACCGTGACCGTCTCCGCCCCGGAACCCGCGCCGAAGGCGAGCCCGCCGGCCGTCGGCCGGACGACGGTCTGCACCACGTCGTTGACGTGGTCGACCACCGGTACCTTGTCGGCGACCGTCTCGATCGCGAGGAGTACGACCAGGATCGCGAGTACCCAGCCGTTGGATATCCACTGCCAGCCGCTGGGCAGGTTCACCACGTCGGTGTAGCGGGCGAGCAGCCCCATGGTGAGCAACGGGATGTACGCGTTGAGTCCGGCCGATGCCGCGAGACCGGTTCCGGTGAGGGCTTCCAACACGGTTACCAGGATCGCACCGACTCGCCAGGACGGCGCGCCCAGCGGGATCCGGGCGCTCGGCTACCCTCGTCGGGTGCGGTTGGTGATTGCGCGGTGCTCCGTGGACTACGTCGGACGACTCTCGGCGCACCTGCCGCTGGCGACCCGGTTGCTGATGGTGAAGGCGGACGGGTCGGTCTCGATCCACGCCGACGACCGGGCCTACAAGCCGTTGAACTGGATGAGCCCGCCGTGCCGGCTGGAGGAGGCCCCCGGGGTGTGGCGGGTGGTCAACAAGGCCGGCGAGGAACTGCGGATCACCCTGGAGGAGATCTTCCAGGACACCTCCTACGAGCTGGGTGTCGACCCGGGGCTGCGCAAGGACGGTGTGGAGGCGCACCTCCAGGAGTTGCTGGCCGCCAGCCCGACCGAGCTGGGCGAGGGGTTCACGCTGGTGCGCCGGGAGTACATGACCGCGATCGGCCCGGTCGACCTGCTCTGCCGGGACGGTGCCGGTGCCGCCGTGGCGGTCGAGGTGAAGCGGCGGGGCGAGATCGACGGGGTGGAGCAGCTCACCCGCTATCTGGAGCTGCTCAACCGCGATCCGCTGCTCGCCCCGGTCAGCGGGATGTTCGTGGCCCAGGAGATCAAGCCGCAGGCCCGGGTGCTCGCCACCGACCGGGGCATCCGGTGCGTGGTGGTGAACTACGACCGGCTGCGCGGCATCGAGCGGGACGAGCTGACGCTCTTCTGAGCGCGGACGGCGGTGCTGACCATGCGCGGCGCTGCGCGCTCAGGCGTGCGGGCCGACGGCCACCTCGCCGAGGGTGAGCCGGGGGTCTCCCTCCAGGATCTCGCCGACCCGCTGCACCTGCTCGTCCAGCTCCCGTAGCTGGCGGGCGGTCAGGTCGGCCAGCGACTCCACGGTCACCTCGATCCGCCGGCCGGAGCGGCGCTGGTGCCAGACCCCGGTCACCCGCCCGTCGACCAGCAGCACCGGGAAGTTGCCGGCCTGTCCGCCGGCCAGCGCCCGGGTGGCGGCCGGACCGGGGAAGACCTCCGCGCGGGGAAAGCAGCCCACCGGGTACGCGTCGAAGTACGGCAACAGCCGTACCCCGCGTGGCGGCTCGGCCGGTAGTTCGGTGTCACCGGCGAGTACCCAGGCCGGGGTCTCCGCCACGGTCACCTGCTCCAGTTCGTCGCCGAGCGAGTCGAACAGCTCGGCGGCCCACCGTTTCGGCGCGGCCAGCCACTGCGCGAAGTGCGCCGGGGTGGCCGGCCCGTACGCGTGGAGGTAGCGGCGGAGCACCTCGGCGAGCGCGGTACGCCCGTCGGCGGGCCGGAACCCGGGCAGCCACCGGGCCGGGTTGGTGTACGTCACCAGCCGCCCCCGGTTCGGCCCGAAGCAGAGCGTACCGCGCCGGGTGGCCAGTGACATCGCCTCGACCCAGCGCGGCCACCAGCCCCCGAACGCGGCCAGCGCCGGTTCTCCCGCCCACGGCCCGGTGCGCGCGACCACCGCCTCGGTCAGCTCGTCGGTGGTCAGTTCGGCCTCCCGCAGCGCGTCGGCGATCGCCGTGACGACCTGCTCGGCCTGTTCGTCGGTGAGCAGTTCCAGCGGGCGTACCGGCAGTTCGGAGAGTGCGCCGGTCCAGATCGGAAGGTCGGCGGTGGCCAGCAGGTGCACGGTGAACCGGGGGCCACGGGTCTTGACCAGGGTGCGTCGGTCCCAGAGCGCGGTCCGTACGTCCCGCCGGGTGGTCCCGGCGGTGCGCAGCCCGATCCCGAGTTCGGCGGCGGAGAGGACCTGGGCGTGTACCCCGCCGAGCCGGGCCGGCACGTCGGCCAGGGCGGTCGCGGGCAGCGGCGTGGCCAGCGCGTGCCGGTCGAGGCGTCGGGCGTGGACCTGTGCCGTGCTGAACCGGCGCATCAGCGGGTCCTGCCGGGGCGGGTCGGGCGAGGGGTGGGTGGCCGGCGTCGTCATGCCGGCAGGCTAGCGAAGATTGCGGTCAGCTTCTGGCAGCTATCAGCCGGCGTACCGGGCTGGACCGCCCGTCAGGAGCCGGCCGTGAAGTTGAAGAAAACTTTCAGAAGCATCGATTGACTCTGTGGATTTTCGCCGTAATAATTGTCGTCAATATTGATCAATGTCGTTTCCCTTAACCCCCGAAGGGAGGACCGATCATGGCAGCTGTGACCGGAGAGGTGTCCTGGTTCTGTTGCGGCAGCGCCTGGGGCCCGTGCGCGTCGACCGGCCGGGGCGCCTGCGGCACCTGCACGTCCGGCAACTTCCAGCACGCCTGGCCGAACGCCTCGGCCGCCTGCCTGGCGATCACCCGACCCGACGTCTGCGGCACCCCGCTCTCCCGCCGGACCTGCGGGTTCGTGCACTACACCACCAACCTCTGCACCGGGGCCCGGGTCGGCACCTCGATCGCCGACTGCGGGCCGCAGACCGACCTCTTCTGCGGCGAGCGTGCCTGCTGCGGCTCGGCCTGCGGAACCAACCGCATCATCGACCTGACCCCGGCCGCGTACAGCGCGATCGCCAGCCTCTCCACCGGGCTGCGGCCGTGCTCGGTCGACACGGTGTAGGGAGGAGCACACGATGACGACCACGATGGACCGTCGACGACTGCTCAGCACGGCCGTACTCGGCGGCGCCGGCATCGCCGGAGCCACCGCACTCGGCTCGCTCGCCCCGGAGGCGGCCTTCGCCGCCGAACCGCTGAAGGTGGCACCCGGCGCACCGGACCCGAACTTCGCCGAGGGCCGGGTCACCTCGATCACCGGCAGCGTGGTGCTGCTGGCCGGCTCGGACGGTGCGCTGCACCGGATCCAGGTCACCAACGGCACCAGCATCTGGAAGTTTCAGCCGACCACCTTCGACCGGCTCGAAAAGGGCGACGGGATGTACGTCCGGGGCGTACGGCTGCCCGACGGCACCCTCGCCGCCGACTCGCTCTGGGCCAACATCGTCAACCTGACCGCGCACATCGTCTCGGTCGGCCGGAACCTGCTGCACCTCGACCACCACGGCAAGCGGCTGGTCGGACACGTCGTACCCGGCACCACCGCCGCCGTCTACAACGGCACCCCGGCGATCTCCGACGTCTCGCTGCTGCGGGTCGGCGGGCACGTCCAGGTGATCGGCGCCTGGCACCCGGACACCAACGAGATCAGCATCGCCACGGTCTACGCCGCCAACTGACGCTGTGGGGGAGGGTCCGTCCGCACCGGAGGGGCCCTTCCCGACGCCTGGAACGAGAGGAGGGCATCATGCTCCAGTCCCTGGCGGCGCTCCAGTCCCTGCTGGTCGGCGTCGTGTTGATCTGGTCGGCCCGGATAAAGCTCGTCGACCGGCGGGCCGCCGAGCAGGCGCGTACCTCGGCGCTCGGCACCCTGCTCGGCGCCGAGCGGGCGGTGCCGGCGTACCGGGTGCTCGGCGGGGCCGAGCTGCTGCTCGGCGTCCTGCTGGTGCTGCCGCCGGCCCCGGTCGCCGAACCGGTGGCGGCCGCCGCGCTGGCCGCCGGCTTCGTCGGCTATCTCTGGTACGCCCGCCGCGTCGCGCCCGGCGCCTCGTGCGGCTGCCTGAGCGCCAGGGCCACCCCGGTCACCGGGCGGAGCATCGGCCGGGCCGGCGTGCTGGTGCTGGCCGGGCTCTTCGGCATCGCGGCCGGTGGCGCGTACTGGCTGCCGGCGCTGACCGGCGACCCGGTCGGTTCGGCCGGGCTGCTGCTCGCCGAGGCGGCGCTGATCGTCGCGCTGTCGCCGGAGTTCGACGCGTACTGGCTGCTGCCGCTGCGCCGGCTCCGCGCCCGGCTCACCCATCCGCTGCGCGGCGGTGCCGGGGTACCACTGCTGGCCAGTGTGCAGCAGCTCCAGCTCAGTACCGCGTACCGGCAGGTCGCCGGGCTGCTCACCTCGGACGTCCGGGAACACTGGCTGGAGGAGTCCTGGCGGATGGTCTGCTACTCGGCCCGTTACCAGGGCCGGCCGGCGACGGCGGTCTTCGCGGTACCGGCCGCCGAGGTGGCGCCGGGCCGGGTCCGGGTCGCCCTGGTGGACGACTCGACCGGAGCCACCCTGGTCAGCCTGGCCGACCCGGCGTACGCGAACTGAGCCGAGGTCTCAGCCGGCGCTGCGGACCGCGATCAGCGACTTGATCAGCCCGGCCAGCCGTTCGGCCCGGATCTGCGAGTGCGGGAAGTAGTGCCGCATCTGGGAGCGGTCCACCAGTTCGGTCCAGAGCACCTGCTGGACCGCCGTCTCCCGGCAGTCCGGCCGGGTGTGTGCCAGCGGCCAGTGGCGGGCCAGCGCGATCCGCAGCCGGACCGGGGTGAACTGCATGCCCGGGGCGATCCAGTGCGGCTCGATCGGGAAGTAGCGGTAGGGGGTCTGCACCCAGTGCGCGTCGGCGAGCGCGTGCACCGTCTCGGCGAACCGCAGCCGGCGCTCGTGCCCGCCGACGTGCTCCAGCACGGAGTTGGAGAAGACGAGGTCGTAGCGGCGGTTGGCGATGTGCCGGGGCAGCGCGCAGGCGTCGGCCCGGTCCACCTCCGCCCAGTCCGGTACGTCGGCCGGGGCCTGTTCGAGGTTGACCACGTGGACGTGTTTCGGGCGTACCCCGGCCTGCGCCCAGGTGCTGACCCGTCCGCCGAGGTCGATGACGGACATCTGGGCCAGGTCCGGGAACGTCTCCGCGAGCCAGCCGGCCCGGCGTGCTCGCCGCCGGGCACCCCAGGAGTTCTCGCTGTCGACCAGGCGGAATCGCAACGCGTGCAGCCCCATTGGGCGAACGGTACCGATGCGGGAGGCGGCCAGGGATGTCTTAGTCGTCCTTTTGTCCCTACGATCGGTTAGATCGCTATCACCGCCCGTACATAATTTTGGCGGCCTTCACGATGCGCTCCACCTGCGCCGGAGTCCGCTCGAAGGTCATCGCCGGCAGGAGCGAGCGTCCGCGCCGTCTGGTCACCGCCTTGCTGCGGGCGAACTCGCGCAGCCCGTCGGCGCCGTGGATCCGGCCGAAGCCGGAGTCGCCGATCCCGCCGAACGGAAGTGTCGGCATCCCGACGAAGGTCAGGGTGGAGTTGATCGCCGTCATCCCGGAGCGCATCCGGGCGGCGATCTCTGCCGCGCGACGGCGGCCGAAGACGGCGCCGCCGAGGCCGTACCGGACGGCGTTGGTGCGGCGCAACGCCTCCTCGACATCGGTCACCCGGTTGATGGTGAGGGTCGGGCCGAAGGTCTCCTCGCGGACCGCGTCGGCGTCCTCGGGTACGTCGACCAGGATCGTCGGGTGCACGTACGGCGGCTGCACCGCCTCCGGCCCACCGAGCACGGCCCGGCCGCCGCGCTCGACGGCGTCCTCGATGTGCCGGCGGATCGTGGCGATCTGCCCGGGCATGGTGATCGGGCCGAGGTCGGTGCCGGCGGGGCCGACGGTGAGCCGGCCGGCCTTCGCCACCACCCTGTCGACGAACGCGTCGTAGACCGGTGCGGTGACGTAGGCGCGTTCGATGCCGATGCAGGTCTGGCCGGCGTTGGTCAGCGCCCCCCAGACGCAGGCCTCGGCGGCGGCGTCCAGGTCGGCGTCGTCGTCGACGATCACGGCGTCCTTGCCGCCGGCCTCGACGACGAGCGGGGTGAGCGTCTCGGCGCAGGCCGCCATCACCACCTTGGCGGTACGGGTGGAGCCGGTGAACGCGATCTTGTCCACCCCGGAGCGGCAGAGCGCGGCGCCGACGTCACCGAGGCCGTGCACCGCCTGCAACACCGGCTGCTCCGGAACGATCTCGGCGAAGCTGTCGACCAGCCACTGCCCGACGGCCGGGGTGTACTCGCTGGGCTTGAGCACCACCGCGTTGCCGGCGGCGAGCGCGTAGCCGAAGGCGCCGAGCGGGGTCAGTACCGGATA from Plantactinospora sp. BC1 carries:
- a CDS encoding MarR family winged helix-turn-helix transcriptional regulator, with protein sequence MTAPLPPLSSEEEAVVRALGRAIIVVPRALDADLTREQRLSINEYSALMHLSEAPDRRMRMNELATACDLSLSGMTRIVTRLEQQGFVERIRCSEDARGWNAVLTGAGLTRLEAAYPTHLASVRRHIVDHLDGLDLGQLADALRRFATTGRCAEHSTPESGAAS
- a CDS encoding NADPH-dependent FMN reductase, whose product is MTRIAIILGSTRPGRNGEAVARWVYDIASQRSDAEYELIDLLDYKLPHLDEAIPPSMGQYANPHTLEWAAKIASFDGFVIVTPEYNHSTSGALKNAIDFLFAEWNNKAVGFVSYGSVGGARAVEHLRLVAGELMMADVRAQVALSLHSDFENYSVFKPGPHQADALGAVLDQTVAWSTALAPLRAS
- a CDS encoding 3-hydroxyacyl-CoA dehydrogenase family protein, which produces MAGRLAVIGAGLMGSGIAQVAARAGWQVTLRDLDDAATRRGLSGIRTSLEKFAAKGTIGADEVEATLDRISPTTELEAAADADIVVEAVFERLEIKQEVFRALDRICAPGAVLATNTSAIPVTQIAAATDRPESVVGTHFFSPVPMMKLCELVRGYKTSDETLATVRAFAEEIGKTCVVVNRDIAGFVTTRLITALVMEAVKLVESGVISPEDLDTACKLGFGHAMGPLATTDLTGADVLLHATKNIYADTADEKFFPPELLQRMVTAGDLGRKTGKGFYSY
- a CDS encoding ABC transporter permease encodes the protein MSTTAAETASRPPAAAPGRRVGPVALGLRQGRLEVRQFLRSRESVVFTMLFPVVMILIFASIFRGEIGGGVRFTQYFVTGMIATGLMTVGFQSLAIQIPIERDRGVLKRLRGTPMPKWVYFVGKIIMVAVIGVAETVLLLAVAVLLFDLTLPQSADAWLTLLWVSVLGITACTLCGIAFSSLPRTGRGASATVTPVALVLQFISGVFFVFTDLPGWMQQVAAIFPLKWMCQGLRSVFLPGSFGAQEPAGSFELGRVALVLGLWCVAGLVLCLTTFRWTSRRDG
- a CDS encoding ABC transporter ATP-binding protein; this translates as MAEQLAISVRGLRKAYGGNVAVDGVDLAVSRGEVFALLGPNGAGKTTTVEILEGYRRRDAGEVSVLGVDPDRADGQWRSRVGIVLQGTGEFDDLTVAEVVHHFAGFYPDPDDPDKVLERVGLAEKAKARTHTLSGGQKRRLDVALGIVGRPELLFLDEPTTGFDPEARREFWELIRDLAAAGTTIVLTTHYLDEAEALADRVAVITGGRLVEVAAPARLGNRAEALATVSWRTPEGVVERVETATPAALVTELAARFGGEVPGLTVTRPTLEDVYLRMIGHR
- a CDS encoding polysaccharide deacetylase family protein yields the protein MLAKIFRVSLVTVAAAALVGALVLVVTVVRDGTTSATPPRFEPVRVTAPATAGTPGGPPTATPEPSTPTRTPGTAATPRPDPAIRPGATRPGTRPPVVDHGPRSGNLVALTFDADMTDAMLGNLRTGRARSYANLRIVELLERRQVPATFFLTGKWVERYPELTRRLAGNPRFELANHTYGHLAFTPDCYGLPRLPPGRMTEDVARTFRLIEPYGGRQTRYFRFPGLCHDAAALDALAPLGVTVVDGDVVSGDPFAGAWRPIVRAVLSKVRPGSIVVLHVTEENAAMTDEALPHILAGLRDRGLRPAPLSEVLAGG
- a CDS encoding DUF4126 domain-containing protein, producing MLEALTGTGLAASAGLNAYIPLLTMGLLARYTDVVNLPSGWQWISNGWVLAILVVLLAIETVADKVPVVDHVNDVVQTVVRPTAGGLAFGAGSGAETVTVSDPGQFFGSNQWVPVVIGVLIALGVHGVKAAARPVINAGTAGFGAPVASTAEDATSVVFSLSAILLPVLVLLFLLVVPLFVVWVVRRRRRRRAERRAARAAAREESMVDY
- the nucS gene encoding endonuclease NucS — encoded protein: MRLVIARCSVDYVGRLSAHLPLATRLLMVKADGSVSIHADDRAYKPLNWMSPPCRLEEAPGVWRVVNKAGEELRITLEEIFQDTSYELGVDPGLRKDGVEAHLQELLAASPTELGEGFTLVRREYMTAIGPVDLLCRDGAGAAVAVEVKRRGEIDGVEQLTRYLELLNRDPLLAPVSGMFVAQEIKPQARVLATDRGIRCVVVNYDRLRGIERDELTLF
- a CDS encoding winged helix DNA-binding domain-containing protein; this encodes MTTPATHPSPDPPRQDPLMRRFSTAQVHARRLDRHALATPLPATALADVPARLGGVHAQVLSAAELGIGLRTAGTTRRDVRTALWDRRTLVKTRGPRFTVHLLATADLPIWTGALSELPVRPLELLTDEQAEQVVTAIADALREAELTTDELTEAVVARTGPWAGEPALAAFGGWWPRWVEAMSLATRRGTLCFGPNRGRLVTYTNPARWLPGFRPADGRTALAEVLRRYLHAYGPATPAHFAQWLAAPKRWAAELFDSLGDELEQVTVAETPAWVLAGDTELPAEPPRGVRLLPYFDAYPVGCFPRAEVFPGPAATRALAGGQAGNFPVLLVDGRVTGVWHQRRSGRRIEVTVESLADLTARQLRELDEQVQRVGEILEGDPRLTLGEVAVGPHA
- a CDS encoding cell wall protein — encoded protein: MTTTMDRRRLLSTAVLGGAGIAGATALGSLAPEAAFAAEPLKVAPGAPDPNFAEGRVTSITGSVVLLAGSDGALHRIQVTNGTSIWKFQPTTFDRLEKGDGMYVRGVRLPDGTLAADSLWANIVNLTAHIVSVGRNLLHLDHHGKRLVGHVVPGTTAAVYNGTPAISDVSLLRVGGHVQVIGAWHPDTNEISIATVYAAN
- a CDS encoding MauE/DoxX family redox-associated membrane protein yields the protein MLQSLAALQSLLVGVVLIWSARIKLVDRRAAEQARTSALGTLLGAERAVPAYRVLGGAELLLGVLLVLPPAPVAEPVAAAALAAGFVGYLWYARRVAPGASCGCLSARATPVTGRSIGRAGVLVLAGLFGIAAGGAYWLPALTGDPVGSAGLLLAEAALIVALSPEFDAYWLLPLRRLRARLTHPLRGGAGVPLLASVQQLQLSTAYRQVAGLLTSDVREHWLEESWRMVCYSARYQGRPATAVFAVPAAEVAPGRVRVALVDDSTGATLVSLADPAYAN
- a CDS encoding class I SAM-dependent methyltransferase, encoding MGLHALRFRLVDSENSWGARRRARRAGWLAETFPDLAQMSVIDLGGRVSTWAQAGVRPKHVHVVNLEQAPADVPDWAEVDRADACALPRHIANRRYDLVFSNSVLEHVGGHERRLRFAETVHALADAHWVQTPYRYFPIEPHWIAPGMQFTPVRLRIALARHWPLAHTRPDCRETAVQQVLWTELVDRSQMRHYFPHSQIRAERLAGLIKSLIAVRSAG